ATTGAATTCTCGCAGAGCATAAGAGGAAGAACAAACCTTAGATCGCTTGTTGAGAGGCCCATGCGCTTCTTCCAAATCATCCTCAGCGATCTCCAGCTTCACCGGGAGCTCATCACGGCACTTGGACGCCAATTCAGAGTCAGGTTTCGTAACCCCAGATTTCCTCATTTCCACCATCAAAACACGAAACCCTTTCTCCctgatcaaaccccagattcagaGAAACCAATTCGATAGCGAAATCACGAATACGAAAGAAAAAgtttggatctttttttttctcccacAGAGGATTATCCAGAACGCGAAAGAGAATCAGCAAACCCTAGAAAATCAGATCTATTTGATTGAAAAGGAGGATTCTTTTGGCGGCTAGCGACGCGAGTTTTACGCTTTGTACGCCACGCGCTATTGTGATTTGACGGGAAAGGGTTTGAAAAGTCCGACACAGCCAccgttttgtgtgtgtgtgaggaGGGCTGAGATGGTCATTTCGTATTTTTTagtaaatgttaaaattaattcGCTGGCGGACAGCCAGTAGTTCTTGATATATCGGGTGGGTCCCGTAATTTGCTTATTCTTGTGACGGCTATAGATAGAGATTTTGCCACGTGTTACTCGTTTTCACTGCCTAATTTGTTaggctttttttttgtagtcacTGGTCAATGATGTTGTCTTAAGCCACGTAAGGTTAGTCAGGACTCAACAAAATACAATCTTGTTGTCTTAAGCTACTTAAGGTAGCCAGGACTAAGTTAAATAGAAATCTTCTTTTAAATTGCAAGTAAAGTCTCATTCTAATTGTGGTTGAGAATAGACCAGgacttcaaaattttcttttagaaaaaaagcataatgaaataaaatttcttGAATTTGTGCTTCAAATTAATGTTAACAAAATacattatcaaataaaataatgaatatcataaaaatacaaatctataaaattgGAACATACTCATTTTAAATCTTGTCTCATTTGGATTTTAAACATATAGTTAGAATGAGTTTAGTTGCAAGAATTACCGTCACTCCCACGTCTCATGTTTAATATAGAAAGCAAATCTCAAGATGATAACATTTTGAtgataaaaatagtaaactaagGTTTTcggtataatattataattagttTACACGTACACATGAGTACATATCATCTCTCAAGTTAATTTAGATTGCAAAAAGCTTGAATCCACGCTATTCAGTGTTACAAGTCCTTTATCTACGGACATCCCTCTCCTCTGGAATGGCAAATGGAGAAAACGAAATGAAAAAATGACTGATGGCTCAAATTATAAGTCGCACACAAACAAAACAGAAATattatctttgttttctttctcctcAACGCTCTTTTCCTTGCGTGTGTGGGATTTATTCTGTTCATCTTGTTACAAGCTGATATTCATCAACCTATTAACCtcatttggaaaaaaaaagttttgaaagaagaagaaaaagaagaaagagaaatttCGTAAATGGAggatgatatatatagtaaccaCTAAGCGTTTTCTTGATCCTTCATCATCTTTAAGATTGGTCTTTCTTTAAAAGAACAATGCCTGTGCCAGATCCACGAGCGGGGCAGGCATTCATCTGTCTCATTACCTTATTTCTTTTCTTGTCGATTGCTGTCGGAGGAGGTTGTCTCATTGCATACACAGTCCTTCCTTACCCTTCAATCTGGCTCGCTTACATCGGCATTTTCTTTGTTTGTCTTCCTTGGTTCTTTTGGATCTTAACATTTTCATACCGCATTGTTTCACGCACTTTTGGATTCAGGATGGTCATTGGATCTGGTGGTAACAATAACAGTGCCAATGGAGAGGCCAAGCCACGCGAACTTGACCCTCCCGAGCAATCGTTAGAGTCTCCTAAAGATGAACCTGAGGCAATGGCTCGTCCGCAAGGCCATATTCTAATGTCAATGGAAGGGAACCAATCCAAGAAACGAATGTCAACATCCAGCGTCGGTTCACATGAAAGTGAGATGCCACTAGCCATTTCTATGGGCTCATGATGATCATATATGCTTCCTTTGATGATATATAATGAGATCTTGACATTGATAGCATCAGGACGGAGATGCTAACCAGATGCTTAGCCTCTTGAAAACATGGATATATATTTGCTGTTTTTACTTTGTATCTTATACAGATAGATTTGTAGATTCAACAAAAGAAAGTTTTACACCTTTTACTACTACCAAAGTTTTTCCCTCAAGCCCAAACCccaacaaagtttttttttttttttttggtaaaaaaaccCCAACAAAGTTGAGGTGGTTTTCCGGTTTATGTTTAGAAATCGAGAGAAATGTTTGTTACAAAGGGGAACAGTCTGAGATGTTTCACGTGGTGCATGTAATGcggattttaatttataggatAGATAAACATTTTAGATTcataaaatttatgtaattttgtatatatctaTAACTAGTTATGTAATATAGCTCTGCTgtgaagcctttgattttggggCTAAGACTTAGAGGTTCTTTAACTTGACATACAAGCCATGATATCAGATTGTTAAGTACCAAATGCTGGAATCCGCAAATGGGTCACTTTATGTTCTGACATGTTTGAACTAGTTATAACACTAGAGGATTTGGTAAAATTACAAACATTTTTGATTTCCTGATCACTCTTGAGCTTTCCTCGGGAAAATTGTCACAGTTTGGTTCTTAAAACAATACTGTTCGTGTGTTATCCTTATATTACGTTAACTGATTCTAAcatcaaatcatttttattatctatCAAACGTGTATATCATCATATCCATCATCCATGCAAACAGTTTGCTGAACATTGAACAACGCTAAAAACTATGGCATCATACTGGCTCTACATGTTTAAGAATTTGCAGTCTATTGTTTTTCACTACTTTTCATATTATAACAGAAAGTAGAAgaagagaattttttttcttttgactaaACAACTAAGCGACAAGCCTTAGACAAACGAAGAAACATTGCAAAGACATGTCATTTACAATAACTCTAGTTTCTAGTGTGGTCAACATAATGGTGTTAAGCACGTGAATATCCATCATTTGACTCTTGCTTGCCATACATAATCACACCAGGAAACAACGATTTATCTTTCATTTCTGCATATACTTAATATATGAGGATTACCGTTGTAGCTTTATAACAGTAGTTACTAATGATaataacatacatatatataaaatatatatataatcttcatCAGTCATTGTTATCTAGTACTCTTCTTCAGAAAAGTATGATTGACTTCctttgttttctttctatctGGAGTACTCCACATGAGCAATTAGGTGTACTGTGAGTATATTTAGATGTTATTCGGATTCTTAGCTGATAGATTTGTATCCAAGTATCATATTTCATTTGTAGACGCGTATAAAATCATACAATAACAATTACATAAACAATATTTCGGTAAGCAACGTGAGATTCAATAACTTTTGTTCATATGTATGAAACGTTAATCTTATGATTTCTGGAGAAATTGAAGCCACGAACGGACCACGGACGACTAGACGAGTAAGAGACGTGTGCTAGGTTCAATGATTCTGAATAATTTGGCAGTACGTACATGTGTAGCCaacacaaaagaaagaaaaatacatcTACACAATATTAATATTTGAAACTAATAAAAGTCCAAGTGGACGTAAAGTGGGAGCAAGACATCACACGGCAAGGGACACACAACTGAAAGAGAGACAAAGGTATATAGAAAGCTTAAGATCATATGATATGTCCGAATCATCTCATGTGCAAACTTCTTTTTTAAAACgggtttgttgatttttttattattatgaaaATTGTGTTGGTATTAATGTTCTAAACATCATCATACTCATTACAGAGTTTATAATGTCGTCATCGCTTACCAGACTCGACCAAAATAGTGAAATTTATTGATAAGAAAATCAAGATATTGAGGCAATTGTTTTTCTAACTGTTTTATGGATGAACgcttagaaaaaaaaacctgTGTAGCGATTTTGAGGGTAATCAACATACATAACCCTTTAAGAGAATAAACAATGCAATTAGCAATTAATTAGAATCTTGatgtgtcaagtgaaataatatcccatacaaaaatatatcttagcAAAAAAAGTGAAATATATAACATACAATCCATGTGGTTTCAGATTCTTAATATGTTTGATATGAAAGACATCTATTGTAACTATATAAATAGATACATATATGTAGAGAAAGTTAGTTGGGGGCTAACCAGTAGCCATCGTAAGTGTTtggtaaatattattttctgaagtagaagaagaaacaaaagaaaaaatagaagagACCAAACACTTATCATGATTCATGAGTAACCATCATAGTTCTCATTTCTCCaagaaaatttattgtttactttcaattttttttccttgaaGAAGAGCTTTTCCTTGTAGCTCTTATGATTATAGTTAAGGTTAGGTGTGAAAAAGTAACCGAATGTAAATCAAGCTTTCGGCGAAAATGCTACTTGTATGCAACaaaaagtgttacaaaaaaaaaaaaaacgaaaacaatCATTAGTTTGATAAACTTTGTCACTTTTGATCTCGATTGTTTCCCATTTCAGTTCTtttttatctccttataattaACCTCcatcaaagaaacaaaaaaggaGATACAAACTCATGATCACTATTATGATATGTTTGAAGTAATTTGGGAACGTATGCGTGACATAAGGGAGGTGCAGACAACCTATCAGACGTTGACAATCACCTAAATGTAACGCTATCTATCTCGTCTTTGAGAGCTGTTTATATGGGAGCttctttgatttaattaatattattgtatCGGCATTTCTAATCCTACTTTATTTtctctctaaaatagagtttaaagtAAAAATACTTCAATAgtactctattttctactctataatagtgtaaatctattttttactctatatatagagtaatttttttttgttcatcattctatttctcactataaaataaagtataatTGGAGCAACAttcaactctattatagaattactttattttagagaaaaaaatagatggTCTTACATGATGGTTACTAATTATATACTGAACCTGATAAACCAACTATTAATAAAGATATTGAAGTTGTTTGATActactattttaattttgattcagAGTAGTTAAACACAAGAATGAATGATGACTTTACTGGGAAACTAAAGTTAAGTCAAAACCAAATGATttcaaaaactatataaataagAGGAAAAATACGGAAATTCATAATGACTACTTATTAGTactaatataaaaactaaatgaTTTGGTCTCCTTTGTTACTGACCTCTCTACGagcaaaagagagaagaagaaaactcttttaattatcaaaattaggTGGCGCGAAAATAAcgccctctctctctctcttactatTAATCTTTATCTCTCTCTGATCTTTCAATCGCCCGATCAAATTCTTCTACCTCTGgcgttttttttaattgttcacGAGCATTCCTCATCATCGCCGGCGGCAATAGACTTGTGATTCCGATCGCGTTTGTATTCCTCATTACGAATCTCGAAAGGCATTGAAGATTGTATCTTTCCTGGTAAGATAATTTTCTAATTCCCGAGCTCGAGATTCCTTGGATCTTCGCATTTTGGTTTATCAATTCCCAATTTTTGATTCTACCCAAAATCTAAAGAACCCTAAAAATCATGAATTTTCATTACTTGCGATCTGAGATTTCATGAGTTAGGacaaagaatgtttttttttgtgtggtttgATTATTGATACAAATCTATGTTTGGTTTAAGACACGTAATTCCTGTTTCGGCTTTTCGTGAATTTGcttagaaaaaaatgttttgtttgtttcttagGAAAATTACTAAATTTGATTAACGAAGAGTCTGTGTCATGAGAGACACAAGTCGGTCTGTAAACAGACAAAtcttccatttttatttttttttggatttttcgtCTTAAACACTGAATAATAATagtgttttcttgttttcttttgtgaGTTTCCTTCACTTTCTCAAATTGGTCAATGTTTTCAAACACCACGAATCATCACTCTTACTGCATTTCATCATACAATCCCTGGTTCTTACACAAACGTGGTCCCCTAACTGGAGAAACATCATAATCTGCAAAATGTCCTTATGTGTTTGTTGTTATATAAGTTTCTTATTGTCAAATATTGTCACACAGATTATTAAAATCTCTCAAGCTGCTTAGTTTCAGtaagtttcttttgttctttttcttctctctttattggaaagacgaagaagaagattggtccccttaatttttttttccagccaGTCTGATAATGGCACTTCTGTGATAAGGACACTGCAGCAGATTCTTCTTTCAGAAAATCttccattaaaaaatattttcttgatATTGTTAAACTGCAACTAACTAGTTAGAACTAAACCCACCTTTCTCTCTTGTTTActgttcttttttaaaaatatatatctttcttGCACTGTCTATCTGCGAGGTATCTTACTTTTTCCTCATGTGTTTTGACTTTCTTGCAGTATAAAGAAACTAGAGGCATGAGCTCCTGAATCCAATCAATGCAAGTTTGTTTCATTAAAGCTTTGAATGGATGTAGCAACAGATACTACAAGACGGAGACTTGTTCCATCAGATAAGAACAATGCGTCCACT
The Brassica napus cultivar Da-Ae chromosome A1, Da-Ae, whole genome shotgun sequence DNA segment above includes these coding regions:
- the LOC106355141 gene encoding uncharacterized protein LOC106355141, with the protein product MPVPDPRAGQAFICLITLFLFLSIAVGGGCLIAYTVLPYPSIWLAYIGIFFVCLPWFFWILTFSYRIVSRTFGFRMVIGSGGNNNSANGEAKPRELDPPEQSLESPKDEPEAMARPQGHILMSMEGNQSKKRMSTSSVGSHESEMPLAISMGS